One window of the Periophthalmus magnuspinnatus isolate fPerMag1 chromosome 6, fPerMag1.2.pri, whole genome shotgun sequence genome contains the following:
- the nlrc5 gene encoding NLR family, CARD domain containing 5 isoform X1, with protein sequence MDNIVSLCRLKMEEEVDPDQENAQIVLNQEYPELLHILTHQPSTTLKELCALPLTSNAGVVICPTSSPAAMAKDVLDYYRSAESSMCRDFLQRICMLCENIPMWLESRLMSVSGSPTNVSDSYRLHATESLDKHINKRPRIDHWEQFITSVKGLLRMKWEAMRKRLVLDVELDQVWVSVKRANRARNTPDQTPGSGDGGSKTPDLDVECGFSEARVTLDTFLQGSTGKVTILYGKPGSGKTIHMSHLGELWACDLGHIPSSHLFILLEFRHLNLLSQTLSFYDLLFQYYPSPQGGEDEKIAIVDYLLSNPEQSCWILDGYDEFQFNLYKRDYNNAQLDPRSPRPVAELIAALLHRHILPGCTVVFTCRVRDVTDLERKAEKVGELLPWNHHKIKEYVHKYFQHKGNLAAGKHATKLLFSNKRLVAMSSIPALCNISCICLEYFLQEIQQCGEDKADLKKHNKEMQSILQMPSTLTGVYLTSIGTFLSHLNQAKSAEVRLSSSTILPLTSLVSNYKSELSELFELAWNGLETGKIVFLEEEIPHRILHFSIVAGFISETELRQNGILVNVYCFAHLTVQEFLSALKIMTSVDDKELKNRLSLKTRWPSKSDQKTVFTNSLHRFLSGLASPHCSALLALLTKEDHSFVHKRQETVKKWLQQMCHTHMTGPKVLELCHCVQESQDKQLSKQLMSVKPKLELHNITLSPNDLDALAFVVNSSEERNIALDFRACSIELDGLELLSQCDTITNLSFHSRKYEDSFAEKLSTILPKLSSLKKLSVCDARMSAIGAAHLASALVECRCITEINFSGNNLRDDGTKHITDILPKLPQLSFVNLGQNNSSLQAAVYLTKEIASMNVQRIYIDGNTEELMVTFDPNQDRHSHKADSRAEISLLKQKWNKTEMQKLAHSLSQYPSVSVLNLSGQLKVETLKVLVLFLPKLHITEKITLKGCCSSLEAVLVLTSFMSQCTTVSEIHIRRKSPSEAVIVFNASCVSKSLRVNNSSFKPGDVTALCNKLILCHAFLELDLSQSPLKDGTIQNLVEVLPKMTSLKTLQLNGCIVSTNGALILVKGLTGCERVKSVQLSLQRESRVTFDETKSDRFSCRFSYFSLDGDSLGGLVEALQSRPQLSELDLSSNKLDDKDIKHFVNFLPGLNVNNYINLSDNDLKQPGMLDVVNTLSTCDSVSAVEVCLAEDPKCIIWFKQCKKQEKYLRVTGATLTPDHQKQLVQIMSSCQLPVKLEIKNSFSSSVEEFVELFDSSCAGCTVNIEESWIRSEEAVRLLCHCLELNRNISSIRIQQTTLCLHLENSNNPSQYSVCNILSLLHLSLVNCEIQGRHLALMKDILERCVHLTELDLSHNYLGEIGAEFLCSVIPSLPKLVSLRVDKDRCAHFAEILCKSLLQCNDLLYLSLSGYVISEIAAQMITSVLPHLKSINLSHCSWSNSGGVQLIRSLGHCEHLEELCLNFVQLDQESKMCLVQSLPRAKTLRRLKLRNVSTSGVFNVLVAVKELVHLEDLEMNNWKMLDNEVELLVKLFPLWTHLQKICLSQTFNNDQSGDKLLEALKNCTCLKELHISRNNLSDLTAARMALVFPSLIHLCEIDISENKIGPKGSMDLAKAISSLKNLIKINLTSVGTSELCAAVASLANCPQIQDVRMGWNNCGDDVAHTLVRVLHVCQSLKKIDLECNRVSLAGAEAILEALQSCPALQIIRLWKNRVSPTDAEKLSWKDRRLTFSST encoded by the exons ATGGATAACATTGTAAG CTTATGCAGACTAAAAATGGAGGAGGAAGTTGATCCTGATCAGGAAAATGCCCAAATTGTCTTAAATCAGGAGTACCCTGAGCTATTGCACATACTCACTCATCAACCATCAACAACTCTTAAGGAATTATGTGCGCTTCCATTGACTTCCAATGCAGGGGTGGTCATCTGTCCCACTAGTTCTCCTGCAGCGATGGCAAAAGATGTATTGGACTACTACAGGTCAGCAGAGTCTTCAATGTGCCGCGACTTTCTCCAGCGCATATGCATGTTATGTGAGAACATCCCTATGTGGCTGGAATCAAGGCTTATGTCAGTGTCTGGAAGTCCAACCA ATGTGTCTGACAGCTATAGACTACACGCAACAGAGTCGTTGGATAAGCACATCAATAAAAGACCCCGCATCG ATCACTGGGAGCAGTTTATTACTTCAGTCAAAGGTTTGTTGAGAATGAAGTGGGAAGCCATGAGGAAACGACTGGTGTTGGATGTGGAACTGGATCAAGTGTGGGTCAGTGTGAAGAGAGCAAACAGAGCCAGAAACACACCAGACCAAACACCTGGTTCTGGTGATGGAGGCAGCAAAACACCCG ATTTGGATGTGGAGTGTGGGTTTTCAGAGGCTAGAGTAACACTGGACACCTTCCTTCAAGGCAGTACGGGAAAAGTCACTATTTTGTATGGGAAGCCCGGATCAGGAAAAACAATTCATATGTCTCATTTAGGAGAGCTTTGGGCGTGTGATTTG ggGCATATCCCTTCTTCCCACTTATTTATTCTGCTTGAATTTCGCCACCTCAATTTATTGTCCCAAACCTTGTCTTTTTATGATCTACTGTTCCAGTATTATCCATCTCCGCAAGGGGGAGAAGATGAGAAG ATAGCCATTGTGGACTATCTTCTGTCTAATCCAGAGCAAAGTTGTTGGATTCTGGATGGCTATGATGAATTTCAATTCAATCTTTATAAGAGAGACTACAACAATGCACAGTTGGACCCCAGAAGCCCCCGGCCTGTTGCCGAGCTCATCGCAGCCTTGTTACACAGGCACATTCTTCCAGGCTGCACAGTAGTTTTCACCTGTCGTGTGCGTGATGTCACAGATTTAGAGCGCAAAGCAGAGAAAGTGGGAGAACTTCTTCCTTGGAACCACCATAAAATTAAGGAGTATGTACATAAATACTTTCAACACAAAG GTAATTTAGCTGCTGGAAAACACGCAACAAAACTGCTCTTCTCAAACAAACGCCTTGTTGCCATGTCGTCCATCCCTGCACTCTGCAACATCTCCTGCATTTGCTTAGAATACTTTCTTCAGGAAATACAACAATGTGGTGAGGACAAAGCAGatttaaagaaacacaacaaAGAAATGCAATCTATCCTTCAGATGCCTTCCACCCTCACCGGTGTTTACCTCACAAGTATTGGAACGTTTCTTAGCCACTTGAATCAGGCAAAGAGTGCTGAAGTAAGGCTCTCATCAAG cacTATTCTCCCACTGACAAGTCTTGTGAGCAACTATAAGTCTGAGCTGAGTGAACTGTTTGAACTGGCCTGGAATGGTTTAGAGACAGGAAAAATCGTATTTCTTGAAGAAGAGATTCCTCACAGAATCTTACATTTTTCCATAGTGGCAGGGTTCATTTCAGAG ACTGAACTGAGACAGAATGGAATACTGGTCAATGTGTATTGCTTTGCACATCTCACTGTGCAAGAGTTTCTTTCAGCGCTCAAAATAATGACTAGTGTTGATGACAAAGAGCTCAAAAACCG GCTCAGTCTAAAAACCCGCTGGCCTAGCAAGTCAGACCAGAAGACAGTCTTCACCAACTCCCTCCATCGGTTTCTGTCAGGTTTGGCCTCACCACACTGTTCAGCTCTCCTTGCACTCCTGACCAAAGAGGATCACAGTTTTGTCCATAAACGTCAGGAAACTGTGAAAAAATGGCTCCAACAAATGTGTCACACCCACATGACTGGACCAAAG GTTTTGGAGCTTTGCCACTGTGTCCAGGAAAGCCAGGACAAACAACTTTCCAAACAACTCATGAGTGTAAAACCCAAACTTGAACTCCACAACATTACCCTGTCTCCTAATGATCTAGATGCTCTGGCCTTCGTGGTGAACTCCAGTGAGGAGAGAAATATTGCTTTAGATTTTCGAGCATGTTCAATAGAACTAGATGGTTTGGAGCTCCTATCCCAGTGTGATACAATTACCAACCTCAG TTTCCACAGCCGCAAATATGAAGACAGTTTTGCTGAGAAATTATCCACAATTTTACCGAAACTTTCTTCTTTGAAAAAACTCag TGTCTGTGATGCACGCATGAGTGCAATAGGTGCAGCTCATTTGGCTTCTGCTTTGGTGGAGTGTCGATGCATTACTGAAATAAA TTTCAGTGGCAACAATCTTCGAGATGATGGGACAAAACATATCACTGATATCCTGCCTAAGCTCCCACAGCTTTCCTTTGTAAA TCTTGGCCAAAACAACTCAAGTCTACAAGCAGCAGTCTATCTGACAAAAGAAATAGCTTCAATGAACGTCCAGCGTATTTATATCga TGGTAACACTGAAGAGCTAATGGTAACCTTTGACCCAAACCAGGACAGGCATAG TCACAAAGCTGATTCTCGAGCAGAGATTAG tttattaaaacagaaatggaATAAAACTGAGATGCAAAAACTTGCACATTCACTCAGTCAGTACCCTTCAGTGTCTGTTCTCAA TTTGTCCGGCCAGTTGAAAGTTGAAACCTTAAAGGTGCTTGTACTGTTCTTGCCAAAGTTACACATCACAGAAAAGATTAC tttgaaaggcTGCTGCTCCTCTTTGGAAGCTGTGCTCGTTCTCACCTCATTCATGTCTCAGTGCACCACAGTCAGTGAGATTCACATCAG GAGAAAAAGCCCTTCTGAAGCCGTGATTGTTTTTAATGCCAGTTGTGTGTCTAAATCATTAAG GGTGAACAACAGCAGCTTTAAGCCAGGAGATGtcactgcactatgtaacaagCTGATCCTGTGTCATGCATTTTTGGAGTTGGA TTTGTCTCAGAGCCCACTAAAAGATGGCACAATCCAGAACTTAGTTGAAGTCCTGCCAAAGATGACTTCACTCAAAACGCTCCA ATTGAACGGCTGCATTGTATCCACAAACGGAGCTCTCATTTTGGTCAAAGGACTTACTGGCTGTGAGCGAGTGAAATCTGTGCAGCTCag TTtacagagagagtccagagtcACTTTCGACGAAACAAAGTCAGACCGATTCAGCTGTCG GTTCAGTTACTTCAGTCTGGACGGGGACAGCTTGGGGGGGCTGGTAGAGGCACTGCAGAGTCGACCTCAACTGTCTGAACTGGA TCTTTCAAGCAATAAATTGGATGATAAAGAcattaaacattttgtgaacTTCCTGCCGGGGCTTAATGTCAATAACTATATAAA TTTGAGCGACAATGATTTGAAGCAGCCCGGGATGCTAGATGTGGTTAACACGCTATCCACATGTGACAGTGTTTCTGCAGTCGAGGTTTG CTTGGCAGAAGATCCAAAGTGCATCATCTGGTTTAAACAGTGCAAAAAGCAGGAGAAATATCTAAG GGTCACCGGGGCAACTCTGACTCCTGACCACCAAAAGCAGTTAGTCCAGATTATGTCCAGTTGTCAACTTCCAGTCAAACTAGA GATAAAGAACAGTTTTTCAAGCTCTGTCGAAGAGTTTGTTGAACTGTTTGACAGCAGCTGTGCCGGATGCACTGTAAA TATTGAGGAGTCCTGGATCAGATCAGAGGAAGCTGTGCGACTGCTCTGTCACTGTCTGGAGCTTAACAGAAACATTAGCTCAATCAG GATACAACAGACAACATTATGCCTGCATTTGGAGAACTCTAACAACCCAAGCCAGTACTCAGTTTG TAACATCCTTTCACTCCTTCATTTGAGTTTGGTGAACTGTGAGATACAGGGAAGACATCTTGCACTCATGAAGGACATTCTTGAGAGATGTGTTCACCTGACGGAGTTAGA tttgtcacACAACTACCTTGGTGAAATTGGCGCTGAGTTTCTTTGTTCTGTCATCCCCTCATTGCCAAAGCTGGTTTCATTGAG AGTTGACAAAGACAGATGTgcacattttgctgaaatacttTGTAAGTCCTTGTTGCAGTGTAATGATCTTCTCTACTTAAG CCTCTCAGGTTATGTGATAAGTGAGATTGCAGCTCAAATGATTACAAGTGTGTTACCTCATCTTAAATCAATaaa TCTGTCACACTGTTCCTGGTCAAATTCCGGAGGAGTGCAACTCATCAGAAGTTTGGGACATTGTGAACATCTTGAGGAGCTTTG tttGAATTTTGTGCAGCTTGATCAAGAAAGCAAAATGTGCCTAGTCCAGTCACTACCAAGAGCCAAAACATTACGTCGTCTCAA GCTCAGAAACGTATCTACATCAGGCGTGTTCAATGTCCTTGTTGCAGTGAAGGAGCTTGTACATTTGGAAGATTTAGA AATGAACAACTGGAAGATGCTCGATAATGAAGTAGAGCTTTTAGTGAAGCTTTTCCCTCTCTGGACGCATCTTCAAAAAATCTG tttgtcCCAAACCTTTAATAATGACCAATCAGGCGACAAGCTCCTGGAGGCTTTGAAAAACTGCACTTGTCTGAAGGAGCTTCA CATATCACGTAACAACCTGAGTGATCTTACTGCAGCAAGAATGGCACTTGTTTTCCCATCACTGATTCACCTGTGTGAGATTGA tatttcagaaaataaaattggacctAAAGGTTCAATGGATCTGGCTAAAGCGATATCAAGCTTAAAGAACCTGATCAAGATTAA TCTGACCTCTGTTGGAACATCAGAGCTGTGTGCTGCTGTTGCTAGTCTGGCAAATTGTCCTCAGATACAGGATGTGCG tatggGATGGAATAACTGTGGTGATGATGTGGCTCACACTCTGGTCAGAGTGCTGCATGTTTGccaaagtttgaaaaaaatagA TCTGGAGTGCAACCGTGTGAGTCTTGCTGGTGCTGAGGCCATACTTGAAGCTTTGCAGTCTTGTCCCGCACTGCAAATAATCAG GCTGTGGAAAAACAGAGTATCACCGACTGATGCAGAGAAGCTCAGTTGGAAGGACAGAAGGCTCACTTTCTCCTCAACATAA
- the nlrc5 gene encoding NLR family, CARD domain containing 5 isoform X3: MDNIVSLCRLKMEEEVDPDQENAQIVLNQEYPELLHILTHQPSTTLKELCALPLTSNAGVVICPTSSPAAMAKDVLDYYRSAESSMCRDFLQRICMLCENIPMWLESRLMSVSGSPTNVSDSYRLHATESLDKHINKRPRIDHWEQFITSVKGLLRMKWEAMRKRLVLDVELDQVWVSVKRANRARNTPDQTPGSGDGGSKTPDLDVECGFSEARVTLDTFLQGSTGKVTILYGKPGSGKTIHMSHLGELWACDLGHIPSSHLFILLEFRHLNLLSQTLSFYDLLFQYYPSPQGGEDEKIAIVDYLLSNPEQSCWILDGYDEFQFNLYKRDYNNAQLDPRSPRPVAELIAALLHRHILPGCTVVFTCRVRDVTDLERKAEKVGELLPWNHHKIKEYVHKYFQHKGNLAAGKHATKLLFSNKRLVAMSSIPALCNISCICLEYFLQEIQQCGEDKADLKKHNKEMQSILQMPSTLTGVYLTSIGTFLSHLNQAKSAEVRLSSSTILPLTSLVSNYKSELSELFELAWNGLETGKIVFLEEEIPHRILHFSIVAGFISETELRQNGILVNVYCFAHLTVQEFLSALKIMTSVDDKELKNRLSLKTRWPSKSDQKTVFTNSLHRFLSGLASPHCSALLALLTKEDHSFVHKRQETVKKWLQQMCHTHMTGPKVLELCHCVQESQDKQLSKQLMSVKPKLELHNITLSPNDLDALAFVVNSSEERNIALDFRACSIELDGLELLSQCDTITNLSFHSRKYEDSFAEKLSTILPKLSSLKKLSVCDARMSAIGAAHLASALVECRCITEINFSGNNLRDDGTKHITDILPKLPQLSFVNLGQNNSSLQAAVYLTKEIASMNVQRIYIDGNTEELMVTFDPNQDRHSHKADSRAEISLLKQKWNKTEMQKLAHSLSQYPSVSVLNLSGQLKVETLKVLVLFLPKLHITEKITLKGCCSSLEAVLVLTSFMSQCTTVSEIHIRRKSPSEAVIVFNASCVSKSLSLSQSPLKDGTIQNLVEVLPKMTSLKTLQLNGCIVSTNGALILVKGLTGCERVKSVQLSLQRESRVTFDETKSDRFSCRFSYFSLDGDSLGGLVEALQSRPQLSELDLSSNKLDDKDIKHFVNFLPGLNVNNYINLSDNDLKQPGMLDVVNTLSTCDSVSAVEVCLAEDPKCIIWFKQCKKQEKYLRVTGATLTPDHQKQLVQIMSSCQLPVKLEIKNSFSSSVEEFVELFDSSCAGCTVNIEESWIRSEEAVRLLCHCLELNRNISSIRIQQTTLCLHLENSNNPSQYSVCNILSLLHLSLVNCEIQGRHLALMKDILERCVHLTELDLSHNYLGEIGAEFLCSVIPSLPKLVSLRVDKDRCAHFAEILCKSLLQCNDLLYLSLSGYVISEIAAQMITSVLPHLKSINLSHCSWSNSGGVQLIRSLGHCEHLEELCLNFVQLDQESKMCLVQSLPRAKTLRRLKLRNVSTSGVFNVLVAVKELVHLEDLEMNNWKMLDNEVELLVKLFPLWTHLQKICLSQTFNNDQSGDKLLEALKNCTCLKELHISRNNLSDLTAARMALVFPSLIHLCEIDISENKIGPKGSMDLAKAISSLKNLIKINLTSVGTSELCAAVASLANCPQIQDVRMGWNNCGDDVAHTLVRVLHVCQSLKKIDLECNRVSLAGAEAILEALQSCPALQIIRLWKNRVSPTDAEKLSWKDRRLTFSST; the protein is encoded by the exons ATGGATAACATTGTAAG CTTATGCAGACTAAAAATGGAGGAGGAAGTTGATCCTGATCAGGAAAATGCCCAAATTGTCTTAAATCAGGAGTACCCTGAGCTATTGCACATACTCACTCATCAACCATCAACAACTCTTAAGGAATTATGTGCGCTTCCATTGACTTCCAATGCAGGGGTGGTCATCTGTCCCACTAGTTCTCCTGCAGCGATGGCAAAAGATGTATTGGACTACTACAGGTCAGCAGAGTCTTCAATGTGCCGCGACTTTCTCCAGCGCATATGCATGTTATGTGAGAACATCCCTATGTGGCTGGAATCAAGGCTTATGTCAGTGTCTGGAAGTCCAACCA ATGTGTCTGACAGCTATAGACTACACGCAACAGAGTCGTTGGATAAGCACATCAATAAAAGACCCCGCATCG ATCACTGGGAGCAGTTTATTACTTCAGTCAAAGGTTTGTTGAGAATGAAGTGGGAAGCCATGAGGAAACGACTGGTGTTGGATGTGGAACTGGATCAAGTGTGGGTCAGTGTGAAGAGAGCAAACAGAGCCAGAAACACACCAGACCAAACACCTGGTTCTGGTGATGGAGGCAGCAAAACACCCG ATTTGGATGTGGAGTGTGGGTTTTCAGAGGCTAGAGTAACACTGGACACCTTCCTTCAAGGCAGTACGGGAAAAGTCACTATTTTGTATGGGAAGCCCGGATCAGGAAAAACAATTCATATGTCTCATTTAGGAGAGCTTTGGGCGTGTGATTTG ggGCATATCCCTTCTTCCCACTTATTTATTCTGCTTGAATTTCGCCACCTCAATTTATTGTCCCAAACCTTGTCTTTTTATGATCTACTGTTCCAGTATTATCCATCTCCGCAAGGGGGAGAAGATGAGAAG ATAGCCATTGTGGACTATCTTCTGTCTAATCCAGAGCAAAGTTGTTGGATTCTGGATGGCTATGATGAATTTCAATTCAATCTTTATAAGAGAGACTACAACAATGCACAGTTGGACCCCAGAAGCCCCCGGCCTGTTGCCGAGCTCATCGCAGCCTTGTTACACAGGCACATTCTTCCAGGCTGCACAGTAGTTTTCACCTGTCGTGTGCGTGATGTCACAGATTTAGAGCGCAAAGCAGAGAAAGTGGGAGAACTTCTTCCTTGGAACCACCATAAAATTAAGGAGTATGTACATAAATACTTTCAACACAAAG GTAATTTAGCTGCTGGAAAACACGCAACAAAACTGCTCTTCTCAAACAAACGCCTTGTTGCCATGTCGTCCATCCCTGCACTCTGCAACATCTCCTGCATTTGCTTAGAATACTTTCTTCAGGAAATACAACAATGTGGTGAGGACAAAGCAGatttaaagaaacacaacaaAGAAATGCAATCTATCCTTCAGATGCCTTCCACCCTCACCGGTGTTTACCTCACAAGTATTGGAACGTTTCTTAGCCACTTGAATCAGGCAAAGAGTGCTGAAGTAAGGCTCTCATCAAG cacTATTCTCCCACTGACAAGTCTTGTGAGCAACTATAAGTCTGAGCTGAGTGAACTGTTTGAACTGGCCTGGAATGGTTTAGAGACAGGAAAAATCGTATTTCTTGAAGAAGAGATTCCTCACAGAATCTTACATTTTTCCATAGTGGCAGGGTTCATTTCAGAG ACTGAACTGAGACAGAATGGAATACTGGTCAATGTGTATTGCTTTGCACATCTCACTGTGCAAGAGTTTCTTTCAGCGCTCAAAATAATGACTAGTGTTGATGACAAAGAGCTCAAAAACCG GCTCAGTCTAAAAACCCGCTGGCCTAGCAAGTCAGACCAGAAGACAGTCTTCACCAACTCCCTCCATCGGTTTCTGTCAGGTTTGGCCTCACCACACTGTTCAGCTCTCCTTGCACTCCTGACCAAAGAGGATCACAGTTTTGTCCATAAACGTCAGGAAACTGTGAAAAAATGGCTCCAACAAATGTGTCACACCCACATGACTGGACCAAAG GTTTTGGAGCTTTGCCACTGTGTCCAGGAAAGCCAGGACAAACAACTTTCCAAACAACTCATGAGTGTAAAACCCAAACTTGAACTCCACAACATTACCCTGTCTCCTAATGATCTAGATGCTCTGGCCTTCGTGGTGAACTCCAGTGAGGAGAGAAATATTGCTTTAGATTTTCGAGCATGTTCAATAGAACTAGATGGTTTGGAGCTCCTATCCCAGTGTGATACAATTACCAACCTCAG TTTCCACAGCCGCAAATATGAAGACAGTTTTGCTGAGAAATTATCCACAATTTTACCGAAACTTTCTTCTTTGAAAAAACTCag TGTCTGTGATGCACGCATGAGTGCAATAGGTGCAGCTCATTTGGCTTCTGCTTTGGTGGAGTGTCGATGCATTACTGAAATAAA TTTCAGTGGCAACAATCTTCGAGATGATGGGACAAAACATATCACTGATATCCTGCCTAAGCTCCCACAGCTTTCCTTTGTAAA TCTTGGCCAAAACAACTCAAGTCTACAAGCAGCAGTCTATCTGACAAAAGAAATAGCTTCAATGAACGTCCAGCGTATTTATATCga TGGTAACACTGAAGAGCTAATGGTAACCTTTGACCCAAACCAGGACAGGCATAG TCACAAAGCTGATTCTCGAGCAGAGATTAG tttattaaaacagaaatggaATAAAACTGAGATGCAAAAACTTGCACATTCACTCAGTCAGTACCCTTCAGTGTCTGTTCTCAA TTTGTCCGGCCAGTTGAAAGTTGAAACCTTAAAGGTGCTTGTACTGTTCTTGCCAAAGTTACACATCACAGAAAAGATTAC tttgaaaggcTGCTGCTCCTCTTTGGAAGCTGTGCTCGTTCTCACCTCATTCATGTCTCAGTGCACCACAGTCAGTGAGATTCACATCAG GAGAAAAAGCCCTTCTGAAGCCGTGATTGTTTTTAATGCCAGTTGTGTGTCTAAATCATTAAG TTTGTCTCAGAGCCCACTAAAAGATGGCACAATCCAGAACTTAGTTGAAGTCCTGCCAAAGATGACTTCACTCAAAACGCTCCA ATTGAACGGCTGCATTGTATCCACAAACGGAGCTCTCATTTTGGTCAAAGGACTTACTGGCTGTGAGCGAGTGAAATCTGTGCAGCTCag TTtacagagagagtccagagtcACTTTCGACGAAACAAAGTCAGACCGATTCAGCTGTCG GTTCAGTTACTTCAGTCTGGACGGGGACAGCTTGGGGGGGCTGGTAGAGGCACTGCAGAGTCGACCTCAACTGTCTGAACTGGA TCTTTCAAGCAATAAATTGGATGATAAAGAcattaaacattttgtgaacTTCCTGCCGGGGCTTAATGTCAATAACTATATAAA TTTGAGCGACAATGATTTGAAGCAGCCCGGGATGCTAGATGTGGTTAACACGCTATCCACATGTGACAGTGTTTCTGCAGTCGAGGTTTG CTTGGCAGAAGATCCAAAGTGCATCATCTGGTTTAAACAGTGCAAAAAGCAGGAGAAATATCTAAG GGTCACCGGGGCAACTCTGACTCCTGACCACCAAAAGCAGTTAGTCCAGATTATGTCCAGTTGTCAACTTCCAGTCAAACTAGA GATAAAGAACAGTTTTTCAAGCTCTGTCGAAGAGTTTGTTGAACTGTTTGACAGCAGCTGTGCCGGATGCACTGTAAA TATTGAGGAGTCCTGGATCAGATCAGAGGAAGCTGTGCGACTGCTCTGTCACTGTCTGGAGCTTAACAGAAACATTAGCTCAATCAG GATACAACAGACAACATTATGCCTGCATTTGGAGAACTCTAACAACCCAAGCCAGTACTCAGTTTG TAACATCCTTTCACTCCTTCATTTGAGTTTGGTGAACTGTGAGATACAGGGAAGACATCTTGCACTCATGAAGGACATTCTTGAGAGATGTGTTCACCTGACGGAGTTAGA tttgtcacACAACTACCTTGGTGAAATTGGCGCTGAGTTTCTTTGTTCTGTCATCCCCTCATTGCCAAAGCTGGTTTCATTGAG AGTTGACAAAGACAGATGTgcacattttgctgaaatacttTGTAAGTCCTTGTTGCAGTGTAATGATCTTCTCTACTTAAG CCTCTCAGGTTATGTGATAAGTGAGATTGCAGCTCAAATGATTACAAGTGTGTTACCTCATCTTAAATCAATaaa TCTGTCACACTGTTCCTGGTCAAATTCCGGAGGAGTGCAACTCATCAGAAGTTTGGGACATTGTGAACATCTTGAGGAGCTTTG tttGAATTTTGTGCAGCTTGATCAAGAAAGCAAAATGTGCCTAGTCCAGTCACTACCAAGAGCCAAAACATTACGTCGTCTCAA GCTCAGAAACGTATCTACATCAGGCGTGTTCAATGTCCTTGTTGCAGTGAAGGAGCTTGTACATTTGGAAGATTTAGA AATGAACAACTGGAAGATGCTCGATAATGAAGTAGAGCTTTTAGTGAAGCTTTTCCCTCTCTGGACGCATCTTCAAAAAATCTG tttgtcCCAAACCTTTAATAATGACCAATCAGGCGACAAGCTCCTGGAGGCTTTGAAAAACTGCACTTGTCTGAAGGAGCTTCA CATATCACGTAACAACCTGAGTGATCTTACTGCAGCAAGAATGGCACTTGTTTTCCCATCACTGATTCACCTGTGTGAGATTGA tatttcagaaaataaaattggacctAAAGGTTCAATGGATCTGGCTAAAGCGATATCAAGCTTAAAGAACCTGATCAAGATTAA TCTGACCTCTGTTGGAACATCAGAGCTGTGTGCTGCTGTTGCTAGTCTGGCAAATTGTCCTCAGATACAGGATGTGCG tatggGATGGAATAACTGTGGTGATGATGTGGCTCACACTCTGGTCAGAGTGCTGCATGTTTGccaaagtttgaaaaaaatagA TCTGGAGTGCAACCGTGTGAGTCTTGCTGGTGCTGAGGCCATACTTGAAGCTTTGCAGTCTTGTCCCGCACTGCAAATAATCAG GCTGTGGAAAAACAGAGTATCACCGACTGATGCAGAGAAGCTCAGTTGGAAGGACAGAAGGCTCACTTTCTCCTCAACATAA